The Ananas comosus cultivar F153 unplaced genomic scaffold, ASM154086v1, whole genome shotgun sequence genome contains the following window.
atacaatataattttcaactaaaattaattctccaaatcaaaattatatttttaaaaattattatttcagaATCTAGGCCAAAGATCTCTATAATTCATCATGGCCCACTGTAATCGAGTGCTGATAGGAACACTTAAGAGGGAAGAGGCTTCTCGGTAGCTTCCAAATCATTTGCCACCAATTATTTGTTGAGAAAGATTATCCTCATCTCTCACTCAATCATCAAAACATCTTCAAGAGCTTCTTTGGTTGTAGTAtttttctatctatttatttccttatcaaatttgatatttggaGCAGCCCCCTCTTCAATCTCCTCCTGAGATCTGTGGTCAGTTGTTCCTCTTCCACTTACtccctttaattaatttttatgttccaattgttcttgtttttattttctttgctatAAGCTAGTTAATTCTGTAAAGCACAGAGAGTAGTTCTTTTTTGCTCAACATATAGTTTGGATTCACTTGATCTGTGGAAACAAGCTGACAAGAGATAATAACTGCATGAGCTAGAATAAGTTGGCCTCATATAATACTTTCACTTTACAGTTGATGATTGAGCACCTAAATCGATGATCAATACCATGAAATTAAGATGATTAAAGATACATAAACTTTATAGAAAAAGAGTTTtgtgatatttaaatttattttctggatcACCAAGAGGGCACAATACGAATGGTCAAAACTAGCAACCCtctaaatacaattttttttaacaaaaaatcttaaatttacaATCTTCGTTGTAGATCTTGATTTAGATAGTTGAGAGGATTTTATTTGTCATCAAAAGCTCaactaatatatttaaatttagtttgttTGTCTTTTCTATTTACATCTTCTACCAGTGTATTGACATCATTCGCGAGTTATTGAACATGTAAACCCACTATGATTCCTTAGTTATATActataagggcatgtttggttcatgattggaatagaaatgaaaaatggaattggattgctttggaatggaaaatggaatgacgaatcatccaacaatgtttggttcattgttggaatggaaatcggaatgaaatttaaaattttttgaaaaagagtTTTGATTAAGAATGAAAAAAGTGATGAAGGAAGATGAGGTAAGTATTGAtaaaagaggattttgaatagtttattaTGGAATGAGCCAATCCGGGATTCAAGACCGGATTGGATTTTAAATAGATTTGATCATTCCCATTCCGgaatggaatggaaatcggaatccgattcctataaaacaaacggcaacaatcggaatcaatgaattccattccgattccatagtctaaaataagtgaaccaaacatgccctaagtaTCATCGAGAAATGTACAGTGGATAGCAATAGCATACAGAGTATGCAATTAATTGATAGTGATTTTCTTTGGATTTAAACTTGCTAATGCACAACGAGATGACCTTCTACAACATCTTACAGATTGAAGCACAAATCAAAGAAGAACTTTTAAATCttcaaactttttgaattgTAACAATATCATATTTGATGgtgcaacaatatataaaatgccgcattaattagatatttaataatttatccatatttatttttaaaaaaataggctGTGAAATTTAATTCCAATAATTCAGCAAGTCAACATATCACATGCCTTATCCATCGATCTAGAATTATACCTAATTAAAGTTCGAGGACTAAAATGTAATGTGCAGTATAAgccaaaaattacaacaaattaaaatataaggaccaaaatgtcacgtgtctcataatttgaggaccgAATAATTTACCCTCAAACAAAAGGTAAAATTACACCTAATTAATTGATAGTGATTCCAATAATTTATCAAGTCAAGGACCAAAATATACACACGCCTTATCAATCGAACCAGAATTACacctaattaaagtttgaggactaaaatgtaAAGTGCAATATAATTCAAgccaaaaattacaacaaattaaaattaatttgaggaccaaaatgtcacgctcctcataatttgaggaccgaaagtgtaatttaccctcaAACAAAAGGTAAAATTATATAACAGCATAGTAAAACTTTCCGAATGCagaatgacaaagtaaaaaaatttgtcagaCTTTTTACACACAGAATGCCGAAGCATAAATACTTTAGATTTTTCGAATACAGTACGACAAAGCATATAACACGTTGGGCCACAAGGCGGCTAATCGAAGTTTtcatcctatatataaaatttcaaaataatatccAATAtgttattcaaaatttcaaaatatcttatatatttacTCCCGGGGGATCAAAATATACTTACtgattttaaataatttcttcaaatatcCTCATTTTTGCTATGGTTTACTAATAAGATTTAATTTTGaaagaatattttgataatttctgaataaatttaaaaattttgataaggaGTAAAAGGTAAATAATCAAAAGATTCCCTACAATTAATTCATCATGGCCCACTGTACTCAAGAGCTGATGGGAGAAGTTAAGAGGAAAGATGTTTCTTGGTTGCTGCACTGTCCAGACCATCTCTCACTCCTCTAAAACTAAACCATCTGCTTCAAGAGTTTCTCTGGTTGCGGTATTTTCTCAAGTTACCGATGTTTCTTCCTTTTAACTGAGGATTCTAACAAATGCTTGTTTAGTGCACTACAGAGTTATTCCGGTTGAGAcaattacatattttttacaaaaattgcCTTGAATCATAAGAGTGTTAAGAAATAATCATTTTCGCTAGTGGTGCATTTGAAGAGACATGGTAATTTAAAAAGATTGTACATTTTAGGCTCAATTCAAAGGAAGTGCCCATGGCGGAGGCTGTGGTAAGCTCATTACTCCTAAATATCGGTGCGACCTTAGCTAGTGAAGCAACTAAAGCAGCAACATCACGATTACTAACACGGATATCAGCAATGAGAGACCTTGTGGAGGATATAAGTGACATTAAGGGTGAGCTTGAGAGCATGCTATCCTTCCTACGGATTGCAGAAAGATTAAAAGAGAAGGATGAGAGCACAAAAACCATCATAAAACAAACAAGAGACTTGGCTTTTGACATTGAGGATATTATAGATGGGTTCACATACAAGCTCGGTGAAGAGCAAGGAGGGGTCCTGCCTAAAACAATCAAGAGGTGCAGAAATATAACAACTTGGCGTCGCCTTAGCAAGAGGCTTAACAAAATCAAAGTTAAGCTTCGAAACATTAAGGAAAGAAGGGAGCGATATGATACGAAAGGAATGGAAAATGAAGCAAGACCTCTAATAGCTGTTGGTGGTAGCGAAAGCCATGCAGAATTAGCGCATTTTGTCGAGGAGGATGATATCGTGGGTATTGACGAGTACAGGGACTTGTTGCTCAGATGGTTAAAAGATGAGGATGAGCAGCAACGACAGCACATGACAATCTCCGTATTAGGGATGGGTGGTCTAGGGAAGACCACTCTCGTGACTCATGTGTACAATATCATCAAAGCTTCCTTTGATGCTTGTGCCTGGGTTGCTGTATCTCAAAGTTATGAGACTCGTGATTTGCTTAGACATATCTTAAAAGAGTTCTGTAGGGAAGATCGTGGGAAAAGAGAAGTGCGTAACAACATTGATACCATGGATTACAGAAGCTTGGTTGAGGAAATCCGCACTTACTTGCAGTGTAAAAACTATATACTCATTCTGGATGATGTTTGGAGTACTGATGTAATGGATAATATAAAGAATGCACTTCTGAATAGTAATAGCAAGAGTAGAATAGTTCTCACAACAAGGATTCGCGATGTAGCACTACTAGCTGACGAGCACCGTTTGTTTGAGCTAAAGACGCTAGAGGCAAATCCTTCGTGGGATTTGTTTTGTAAAAATGCATTTTGGAAAAGTGCAAAAAAGATTTGCCCTCCACCTTTAGAACAATGTGCTAAAAAAATTGTCGAGAAGTGCGGTGGCTTGCCCCTTGCTATCGTATCTATAGCCCGTCTCTTATCATTTCGAAAACAAACCGGTTCTGAATGGGAGAAGATTTATAAAGATCTTGAGTGGTATCTAACTAACAACGAATCGAAGCTCCATGGAAAAGTACATGACATTTTGAAACTTAGTTTGGACGATCTTCCCCATTATCTTCGAAATTGCTTCTTATATTGTTCTAGTTTTCCGGAAGACTATACAATTGACAGTGTCTGGCTCATAAGGCTTTGGGTGGCTGAAGGGTTCATTGAAGAAAGAGGAATAACGATGGAGGAAATGGCCGAGGACTACCTTAACGAACTTGTTCATCGCTGTCTACTACAAGTGGTTAAGAGGAACGAAGTCGGTAGAGTTTGTGCATGTCGAATGCATGACATCATTCGAGTCCTCGCTCTTTCGGAGTCAAAGGAGTTAAGCTTCTGCATGGTTTACGAGCATTCACCGATAATATTGCAGGGATCCAAAGCACGCCGCTTGTCAGTCATAAGAAATATAACAAATTATCGTACTGAAGACGAATCTCATTTGCGTTCAGTACTTATTTTCAAAGATTCCATGAGCTATGATTTGCTGAAGTCGGTCTTAagatcatcaaaatttttacgTGTCTTGGAACTACAAGGAGCGCTAATCGAGAAACTACCGAGTGAGATCTGTAACCTCTTCAACCTGCATTATCTATGCTTgcaagaaacaaaaattaaggAGCTTCCAAGATCAATCGGGAAGCTACGAAATCTGCAAATATTAGATAtagtttcaaataaaataaaaaagctacCAAAGGGAATAACAGAGCTTCAAAAGTTGAGACATCTAAATTTGCCCTACAATTTGGATAAGAACATCAACGCAATCGCAGGAATATGGCGCTTGAAGGGCTTGCAGACTTTAGAATATATTAAAGCAACTACGGAGATTGTGCGGAATGTAGAAGCTTTGACAGAGTTGCGGTCATTTTCAATAAAGGGCGTAAGAACCCATCACTGTGCAGACTTGTGGAATAGTATCACAAAGATGAACCATCTTAACTATTTAGAGGTCAGAAGTGTACGTGGGCAAGAATTACAGCAGTTGGGCACCCTGCGCCTACCTTCGCCAATTAAAGAATTATGGTTGTGCGGTGAATTGGACAAAACCTCACTCCCTGAGCTTGCCACGTCCTTTGGGTCTCTAACAAACCTAACCAGATTATCacttttttatgcaaaattggATGAAGATACGTTTCCTTACCTGCAAGCACTGCCCGCGTTGATGCTTCTCAACCTTTTTTCGGCATATGACGGCATGAAGTTGCACTTCCAAGCAACATCATTCCCGAAGCTAAAGGAATTGTACATAACAGATGCCTCGAAGCTTAGTCAGGTGGAAATAGAAAGAGGGGCAATGCCAAACCTGAATAAGCTAGAACTATACTGTTGCCCCGAGCTAAAGGAGCTGCCCCGCGGTATCGAGTACCTTACCACCCTTCAGGATTTATTCATTAGCTATCCAGCAGAGGAACTTGTTGAACTGCTtctaggaggaggaggaggagaaggcgacCACAGCAATGACTGGCGCACGAGGGTTCGCCACATCCCGAATTTTACTATTTCATTCAAACGAGACCGCAAGGTTGTCGAAGAAAGGATTCAATGATTCCATATCATGTAGGTGAGTTTGTGCACTTTTTGCAACGCACCGACCGAGCTTGATGCTTTCATATTTTCCGCCTCAGATCTTCTAAACAATCTGTGCTCGAGGAAAATTGAAAATGATGATCGATATATGCAGATGTTATCTTATatgtgtattttattttattttatttgtaatgTATGTGTATGTAAAAGTGGATGCATCAAATTAGTTGGTGCATGTCTTCAGCTGCTCGTATTATGTATTTGGAGAATGCTTTGTACccttaaaactttatttattggttaaaataaaaaaaaccttccgttataaatattcatattttttactaCCTAAGATGACtaaattttctttacttgttaagaaaacaataaattttttttatacatttctAACAATTTTAGGGTACcttcagtataaattataagaaatggactGAATAGTAGTGACGGAACTCTGACTATTGAAGGGCGTTTAAATCcatcaacttgaaattttgagaagataaaatatagggtgtgtttggttcgaacttgaaatcgatatcgaaatcggaatgagaaTAAGATGGAAACAAAATCGGAATGATTCATTACCTCATTCTATTTGGTTCACtatctgaatcggaatcggaatgaatcATTCTTATTGTCGGcatttggttcagatagatattagaaacgtaatcaaattaatatgccaaatttatctttacaatatattagtttacattcaaactgaaaattaaatattaaaaatttgcgtcaaaattttaaaatgatgtcaaaattttaaatatattttaaaaaaaattaaaatttgaaattgaatggatgattcaaaatataaaactaaatttcgatttattcaagttcaaatttaaaattataatttcaattttgatttgaattcataaatttaatttaaaatttaaataaaatttaaataaataaaattttacattttaaattaaatttaaatttaaattcaaaattttaaattagatttaaaatgtttgattgaattttaatttttaatttaagttcaaattaaaatgtaaatttataaatctaatttttaaacttaaatttatgttttaattaaaaaataagctttaaaaagttaaatttaatcccaATAAATCCATTCCGCctgaattcaattttcaatccggcctgggaggccggattggaaaaagggGTAATTGGGAGGATTCCCACTCACCCGGGAATCAGaattggaatgggaatcccGCATACCAAAAACAGACAAACGGATTCGTCCCTTTCAATTCCGAATCCAGGATGAAAAATGggtgaaccaaacacgcccatagaATTTTGAAAGCCAGTAGAGGAAGTGAAAAAACAAGTATTTACATAGAGTTTTCTATATGTTACccttattaaaaattttaaaaaaatttttaaagaaaaagcttTCGTATAAT
Protein-coding sequences here:
- the LOC109704861 gene encoding disease resistance protein RPM1-like — protein: MAEAVVSSLLLNIGATLASEATKAATSRLLTRISAMRDLVEDISDIKGELESMLSFLRIAERLKEKDESTKTIIKQTRDLAFDIEDIIDGFTYKLGEEQGGVLPKTIKRCRNITTWRRLSKRLNKIKVKLRNIKERRERYDTKGMENEARPLIAVGGSESHAELAHFVEEDDIVGIDEYRDLLLRWLKDEDEQQRQHMTISVLGMGGLGKTTLVTHVYNIIKASFDACAWVAVSQSYETRDLLRHILKEFCREDRGKREVRNNIDTMDYRSLVEEIRTYLQCKNYILILDDVWSTDVMDNIKNALLNSNSKSRIVLTTRIRDVALLADEHRLFELKTLEANPSWDLFCKNAFWKSAKKICPPPLEQCAKKIVEKCGGLPLAIVSIARLLSFRKQTGSEWEKIYKDLEWYLTNNESKLHGKVHDILKLSLDDLPHYLRNCFLYCSSFPEDYTIDSVWLIRLWVAEGFIEERGITMEEMAEDYLNELVHRCLLQVVKRNEVGRVCACRMHDIIRVLALSESKELSFCMVYEHSPIILQGSKARRLSVIRNITNYRTEDESHLRSVLIFKDSMSYDLLKSVLRSSKFLRVLELQGALIEKLPSEICNLFNLHYLCLQETKIKELPRSIGKLRNLQILDIVSNKIKKLPKGITELQKLRHLNLPYNLDKNINAIAGIWRLKGLQTLEYIKATTEIVRNVEALTELRSFSIKGVRTHHCADLWNSITKMNHLNYLEVRSVRGQELQQLGTLRLPSPIKELWLCGELDKTSLPELATSFGSLTNLTRLSLFYAKLDEDTFPYLQALPALMLLNLFSAYDGMKLHFQATSFPKLKELYITDASKLSQVEIERGAMPNLNKLELYCCPELKELPRGIEYLTTLQDLFISYPAEELVELLLGGGGGEGDHSNDWRTRVRHIPNFTISFKRDRKVVEERIQ